The following are encoded in a window of Legionella geestiana genomic DNA:
- a CDS encoding DUF2256 domain-containing protein produces the protein MTKGVKKEHLPEKICARCGRPFTWRKKWKTVWEEVKYCSDSCRRK, from the coding sequence ATGACTAAAGGCGTAAAAAAAGAGCATCTGCCTGAAAAAATATGCGCTCGCTGCGGCCGGCCTTTTACCTGGCGAAAAAAATGGAAAACCGTTTGGGAAGAGGTGAAATATTGTTCTGATTCATGCAGGAGAAAATGA
- a CDS encoding FAD-binding domain-containing protein, whose amino-acid sequence MMQFINVVWFKRDLRTRDNQPLFEAARMGRVLPLYIVEPELWKQPDCGPRHWHFIHDSLKELQTSLALLGAPLVIRIGEAIEVLQQLAHELGPFTLWSHEETGNAWTYQRDIDVAAWCRSEGIVWYEFPSNGVVRRLKSRDEWAVQREARMALSIIPHPEHLKGITSIRAQELPQKNHPLFGGDKVGSVQRGGCSQAQKTLDSFLKERGRRYMQTISRPGVSARHCSRLSAHLTYGTLSVREVEQATKAKLRALAGANDPDAIYFTRNLSAFLSRLAWHCHFIQKLEQQPAIETACMHPAFEGMREPHFRDDYFNAWKTGNTGYPLVDACMRSLHENGWITFRMRAMLVSFASYHLWLDWRKTAPFLAKLFTDYEPGIHYAQFQMQSGVTGINAIRIYNPVKQSSDHDPHGTFIRRYIPELQSIPDAFIHEPWRMDKAPTDYPAPIVNHIEATRFARQEISSRWHQEGFHEE is encoded by the coding sequence ATGATGCAGTTTATCAATGTGGTGTGGTTTAAGCGCGATTTGCGTACGCGGGACAATCAGCCACTTTTTGAAGCGGCGCGGATGGGTCGAGTGCTGCCCTTATACATAGTAGAGCCGGAACTTTGGAAGCAGCCTGATTGTGGCCCGCGTCATTGGCACTTCATTCATGATTCCCTTAAAGAACTGCAGACATCACTTGCTTTGCTGGGTGCACCTCTGGTCATTCGTATCGGTGAAGCGATAGAGGTCCTGCAGCAACTTGCGCACGAACTGGGCCCCTTCACCCTCTGGTCGCATGAAGAGACAGGCAATGCCTGGACGTATCAGCGGGATATTGATGTTGCAGCCTGGTGTCGCTCCGAGGGTATTGTCTGGTATGAATTTCCGAGCAATGGTGTGGTCAGACGCCTGAAAAGTCGCGATGAATGGGCCGTGCAACGAGAGGCGAGGATGGCATTATCTATCATTCCCCATCCGGAGCACTTGAAGGGTATAACGAGTATTCGAGCACAGGAGTTGCCGCAGAAAAATCACCCTCTGTTTGGGGGGGATAAGGTGGGTTCTGTGCAACGGGGTGGCTGCTCGCAGGCGCAAAAAACCCTCGATTCCTTTCTCAAGGAACGCGGGCGCCGATATATGCAGACCATATCCAGGCCGGGTGTTTCGGCACGCCATTGCTCGCGCTTAAGCGCGCATCTCACCTATGGAACGTTATCTGTTCGTGAGGTTGAACAGGCAACCAAAGCAAAACTGCGTGCTCTTGCCGGCGCTAATGACCCCGACGCCATCTATTTTACGCGCAATCTTTCGGCATTCCTCTCGCGATTGGCATGGCATTGTCATTTTATTCAAAAACTGGAGCAGCAGCCAGCTATTGAGACGGCATGCATGCACCCGGCCTTTGAAGGAATGCGTGAGCCCCATTTTCGCGATGATTACTTTAACGCCTGGAAAACTGGAAATACAGGCTATCCTCTGGTTGATGCCTGCATGCGGTCTTTGCATGAGAATGGCTGGATTACCTTTCGCATGCGTGCCATGCTGGTGTCGTTTGCGAGTTATCATTTATGGCTGGACTGGCGCAAAACGGCTCCGTTTCTGGCGAAACTTTTTACTGACTATGAGCCAGGGATTCATTATGCACAATTTCAGATGCAATCAGGCGTTACAGGCATCAATGCGATACGCATATATAATCCTGTCAAACAATCCTCTGATCACGACCCGCACGGCACCTTTATTCGTCGTTACATCCCGGAGCTTCAATCCATCCCCGATGCCTTCATTCATGAGCCGTGGCGAATGGATAAAGCGCCAACAGACTACCCGGCGCCCATTGTGAATCATATTGAGGCGACCCGTTTTGCGCGGCAGGAGATTTCATCGCGCTGGCATCAAGAAGGATTTCATGAGGAATAA
- a CDS encoding FAD-binding domain-containing protein: protein MRDGLKKHFDSRDELVAFVRSLVPWAEGEPSSFQGGLSQADIKLENIDAVAYARTRNFGDGRVSRLSPYIHHGALSLNEVRNHVLGTSTQPEQLTKFIQELAWRDFWQRVLTQQPEWAWKDIEAYKTGFSADDYAPFLPDDIANGCTGVACMDAFIHELTSSGYIHNHARMYLASYIVHFRRVKWQAGAKWFLQHLLDGNVASNNLSWQWVASTFSQKPYIFNLENVDKYFGRQVDTSPQHNEVLSASYEELQLRLFPNMRESASCGSL, encoded by the coding sequence GTGAGAGATGGCTTAAAAAAACATTTTGACAGTCGTGATGAGCTGGTGGCCTTTGTGCGCTCGCTTGTCCCCTGGGCTGAAGGTGAGCCGAGTTCTTTTCAAGGGGGTCTCAGTCAGGCAGACATCAAATTAGAGAATATCGACGCTGTTGCATACGCGCGTACCCGCAATTTTGGTGATGGCAGGGTATCACGCCTGTCCCCCTATATTCACCACGGGGCACTGAGCTTGAACGAAGTACGCAACCATGTTCTCGGCACATCAACGCAACCAGAGCAACTTACAAAATTTATTCAGGAATTAGCATGGAGGGATTTTTGGCAGCGTGTGCTGACACAGCAACCGGAATGGGCGTGGAAAGACATTGAAGCCTATAAAACAGGTTTTAGTGCAGATGATTACGCTCCTTTCCTGCCTGATGATATTGCCAATGGTTGCACTGGCGTTGCCTGCATGGATGCCTTTATTCATGAACTGACCAGTAGCGGCTATATCCATAATCATGCCCGCATGTATCTGGCAAGCTATATCGTGCATTTCAGGCGCGTCAAGTGGCAGGCGGGGGCAAAATGGTTTTTGCAGCATTTGCTGGACGGGAATGTAGCCAGCAATAACCTCTCATGGCAGTGGGTGGCCAGTACGTTTAGCCAAAAACCTTATATCTTTAACCTCGAGAACGTGGATAAATATTTTGGCCGGCAAGTGGATACATCGCCACAGCATAACGAGGTTTTGTCTGCGAGCTATGAGGAATTACAGCTCCGTTTATTTCCAAACATGAGGGAAAGTGCATCATGCGGCAGCCTTTAA
- a CDS encoding MFS transporter: MSIFLLASSFYLYEFILQVAPAVMADSMMRTFKVTAEGFGIVSAFYFYAYAPMQMPAGLLFDRYGPRKLMTFALLLCAAGSFFFASTDSVLTASLGRFLIGMGSAFSFIGVLVLTSRWFAPQHFAILAGIAQLMSSVGAIFGEMPLAKLTEVVGWRNASFILAAIGVVLALLLWCKIRDYPHQTTQSLPERPLREEWKRLLEIWRHAHTWITGLYAFCIWTPIAVFAALWGVPYLQTKYGLSVVMASGLCSMIWIGIGVGSPLLGWVSDVCKSRRLALAISAMLGLIATILLLYVPSVSMTAMYAVLFMLGLGAGGQTVSFAVVKENNPPHLVGTASGFNNLSVLLGAAIFQPLVGVLLHRGHDWTIVNGLPVYTLMGYNKALLVMPLCFLVSLIVSVFIMRESHPEHRSRI, encoded by the coding sequence ATGAGCATTTTTCTACTGGCCTCTTCTTTTTATCTCTATGAGTTTATTTTGCAGGTAGCGCCTGCGGTTATGGCCGATTCCATGATGCGTACGTTTAAAGTGACGGCGGAAGGGTTTGGCATTGTGTCAGCTTTTTATTTCTACGCCTATGCGCCGATGCAAATGCCGGCGGGGCTCCTTTTTGACCGCTATGGGCCGCGTAAACTGATGACTTTCGCGCTGCTGCTCTGTGCTGCGGGTTCGTTCTTTTTTGCCTCTACCGACAGCGTGCTGACGGCGTCACTCGGACGTTTTCTGATTGGCATGGGCTCTGCCTTTTCGTTTATCGGGGTACTGGTGCTTACATCGCGCTGGTTTGCGCCGCAGCATTTTGCGATTCTTGCCGGTATCGCGCAACTGATGAGCTCGGTAGGGGCCATTTTTGGTGAGATGCCGCTTGCGAAACTCACCGAAGTGGTGGGCTGGCGCAATGCCAGTTTTATTCTCGCAGCCATTGGTGTGGTGCTTGCACTTTTACTCTGGTGCAAAATCCGTGATTATCCGCACCAGACTACGCAATCGCTGCCAGAACGCCCCCTGCGCGAGGAATGGAAGCGACTTCTTGAAATCTGGCGGCATGCCCACACGTGGATTACAGGCCTTTACGCCTTTTGCATCTGGACACCGATTGCAGTTTTTGCAGCTCTTTGGGGCGTGCCGTATCTTCAGACTAAATACGGTTTAAGCGTGGTCATGGCTTCAGGACTTTGCAGCATGATTTGGATTGGCATTGGCGTTGGCAGCCCGTTACTGGGCTGGGTGAGCGATGTCTGTAAAAGCCGAAGACTGGCACTGGCCATCAGTGCGATGCTTGGGTTGATTGCGACTATACTGCTGCTCTATGTTCCATCCGTCAGCATGACTGCGATGTATGCCGTCCTTTTCATGCTGGGCCTTGGCGCCGGGGGACAGACGGTCAGTTTTGCCGTGGTTAAGGAAAATAATCCGCCACATCTTGTCGGTACCGCTTCGGGCTTTAATAACCTCTCTGTACTTCTAGGTGCCGCCATTTTTCAGCCGCTGGTAGGCGTGCTGCTGCACCGGGGCCACGACTGGACAATTGTAAACGGCTTGCCAGTCTATACGCTTATGGGCTATAACAAGGCATTGCTGGTCATGCCGCTTTGTTTTCTTGTAAGTCTCATAGTCAGCGTCTTTATCATGCGTGAATCGCATCCAGAGCATCGAAGCCGTATTTAG